TTTACTGATTAAAGCGATATTGATAATGCTAATTTTTCGTGTTAGATTTATATTAGTGTAAATGCTATGTTCATAAGAAACAAGTTTTTCAAAAAAATCCCATACTTCAAATGCGCTTTGCAACCTAATGGTTTCGTGGGCTATTTCGTTTTGCTCTTTTATACTTGAAATATTTTCTCTATTATTAACATAAGACGCTACCAATTGTCTCACAAGCGCTTGATTGGCACGGATGCTCTTGTCTGCTCTTTGGACTATGGCAAAATTTTGTGTAGCGTTTGAAAAGGTTACCAAATAAGGCACTTTTTCTTTTAACGGCAATAAGCATACAATAATAATGGCTTCTATAAGGGCTAGAGCAAAAAAGAACACCGCACTGCTAAAGATCCAATCGCCAATTTTACGCTCTGCTTGAAAAAGTACATCAGCTTCTTTGACTCCATCAAACAGCATAGTGCTTTGTAACATATCACGCTTTTTTAGACCAATTTTTTTTAAAAATCCACTGAGTGTTTTTTCTCTTTGTATCTTTTGTTGCTCTTTGGCTTTATCTTTGACTTGTTCTTCAAGCTCTTCTTCGTTTATTGCTTTAGCCTTAACATATTTTTCCCAATCATCGCCATATTTTTCTTTTAATCTTTCTTCTAAAACCTTAGGCAACTCCCATGCGTTCATGCAAACTTTTTCCATTTTATGCCTTAAAGCCTTTTTGTGGATTTTCTAAGTTCGCGCAAGGGCTTTTATACATTTCATATTGTTTATTGGAGCAACCCATAAGAATAATGACTGCATAACAAATAGATACAAGTTTTAATACCATCAATTATCCTTTTTGGGCATTTTTTTACTATGTTCTTCTATAAACTTCATGCATGCAAACTTGTCTTTTTTTGCCATATCAGAAGCTTTTATTTGAAGAGTTTTTTCTATAGTTTCTACAAAATTAAGTTGTTTTTCAGTTGGAGGTATCATTTCTTTTTTTGTAGCAGAAACGTTGTTATTGCTATTATTTCTATATAAGTTAGAAATTTCTGTGCCTAATTTCTTTTGGATATTTTGCATTAAATCAAGATAAGCACTTTTACCATCTTTTATAATCATATCTAACATTTCTTCTAATTTTTTTGTAAAACTATCATCCACTTTAGAAATAGCAATCCATTGTGTTTGGTTATCATTCAAAAAGAAATCAACAATGCTTTTACCAAGAGCTGTGGGCGTGATCTTCCTATTTTTGCTCTCTAATGTAATGTAGTTTTTGTTTTTTAAGATCTCAAATACACTTGTATAAGTGCTAGGTCTTCCTATGCCATAGGTTTCCATCATTGCGATAAAAGTGCTTTCAGTATAAGGGCTAGGAGCTTTAGCTTTTAGTTCTTTGATATTAAAATCTAAAATAGGCATTTGAGTTTTTAATTGCAAGCTAGAAAAATCAAGATCGCTTTCAATCTCTTCTTCATCTTTCTTTTCTTCTTCTAAGTCTTTAATCGCTTTAAAGCCTTTAGATTTGAGTTTGCTAAAACTGCATTTAAAGCTGTGTGTTTTTACTTTAAAATTTAAAGTTGTGTTTTCGTAAATAGCGTTTTTACTTTGAGAGCAAATGGTGTTAAAAAAGATAAGCGTATAGACTTTTAAATCATTAATATCTGTAATATTGTGTTTCTCGCACACTTTTTTAAGATCTTCATAGCAGTGAGGGTGTGTAATTCTTATAGCCTCATGCGCTTCAGCTTGTGAATTTTTACCAGCCCTATATTCTCTGTATTCATACACGCTAGGATAAATATTTTCAAAAAACGCTTGATGCTCTTGCAAGTATTCTTTACTTAACGCTTCACTATCGGTGCGAATATAAGTAATCAATCCAGCTTCAAAAAGTTTTTGGGCGTGTTCTTGGATTTGCTTAACGCCCATTTCTAAAATTCTAACCCCATCTTTTAAAAGATTAGAAGTGGTGAAAGGTTTAGGTGGAGATTTTTCTTTATCTTTTTGCTCTACTGCGTCTAAAAAAGCTAAGGGGTTAAGATTGTTTTTTAAGTCATTTAAAAAGTTTTGGGCTAATTCTTTGGTCTCAAACACTTTCCTTTTATTCTCTTCTACTAAAGTAATAGAGATTTGAGAACCTAACACATCAATAATAGCTTCTATACTATAACTTAATTTCTCATCAATATTCTTTTGTTCAAAGGCTTGGATTTTTCTGTCTAATTCTACTAAAATGGAAAGAGCAGGCGTTTGAACCCTACCAGCACTCACTTCAAAATTTTTAATGTTTTTGTGCAAATAAGGCGTTAAAGTAAAGCCTACAAATTGATCGCTTGCAATCCTACCTAGCCAACTATAATATAGATTGAGATTGCTTTGAGAAAATAGCACAGCATTGTTCAAGCCTTTTTCTACACCGCTTTTTGTGATTTCATGAAACTCAGTGCGATAAATTGTTTTAGCTATATTTTTGATTTTTTCATAAAATTTATAACCTATACCATAACCCTCTCTATCAGGGTCAGTAGCAATATAGACCACTTTATCTCTACATTGATTTATCATATAGTTGATATGAGTGGATTTATCCTTTTTCTTATCCGTGCTTTTTTTGATTTCAAAAATAGGATTAAATTCTTTACTCACTTCAATATTGACTAGCTCAACAAAATGCCCACCAGTCGCAAAAACAAATGAACTTCCTGTTAATTCTTTGATTTTAGCGATCTTATTGGGACTTTCTATGATAAATACGCAGTTTTTATACATATTGAATATTCTCGCTTTCTTTTTTCATTTTAGTTTTTAAATACTCTTCTTTATAAGTTTCTTGGTTTGTTTTTTTAAGATCATTGAGGATTTTTCTGTTACCAGCATTGCTATCAAGAATATAAAGTAGTTCTTGCAAATCTTTTTTTAAATCAATTTCAATAAAAGCTGAAGCGTTTGTAACGATATTTTTTACTAGCACTTGTCTGGCTCTCATATCCGTGTTGTGTAAGAAATTGATTTCGCTATCGCTTAATGGAACGCCGCATTCTATTAGTTCATCAGTATCTTTTGTGGGGTAGATAATCACTTGAGAAAGGTTGCCTATCAAACTCTTTGCTTTATCAATACCTAATTCTTTGACTTGAGATATTTTTTGAAACGCCATGCAAAGTGTTCCATTGATTTTTCTAGCTTGAGCGAGTGCGTTAGCGATATAGGTAAACATTATAGGATGCATAATGCAGTCTTTAGTTTCATCAATGAATAGGAAAAAAGGTTTGTTGTGTTCCTTTGCTTCAAAAAACAATTTGTGGAACAAATACATAGCAATTAGCCCCATAAGTTTTTTATCATTAGCAAAAACATCCATATTGATCACACTTAAAGGACTTTTAGAAAAGTCTAAACAATCTTGAAATTTTTTAAAATAGACTTTTTCCCCTTGTGATTTTAAAATCTCATTAAAATCTTGTTCGCTAGAGCCTAAATTTTTGGCAATTTCTAATAAGTTTATTTGATTTTTTTGTTCACCCATGTAATTATAAGTATCTCTAATAACCTTATCTATAGACTGAGAAGCCTTATTATCTTGTTGGTTATTGCTATCAATATTGAGCATAAATTTAATCCAATTTGCTAGAAATTGCCTATTTTCTTCTGTATCTTTTAAACTGAAAGGATTGATATAAAAACCACCATCTGTATTAGCAGTATTGTATTGACCTTCAAAAAAGTCAGTCATAATCTCTAAACCATTCATTCTGTCAAGAGCTACCACACTCATATCGTATTTAGTCAGTAAATTGGCGATTAAAAAACTAATAAAAGTGGATTTACCGCTTCCTGTGCTACCAATTATCATGGTATGACCTACAACATTGTCGTTTCTATCTCTACCTTGCTTAGCTTGAAAATTGAAAAAGTGTGCTGATCCATTTTGATTTTTAAACACGCTGATAGGACAATCCCCCCAACTATTTTCTTTAAAGCCTTCTTGATATTTTTCAAACATAATCAAACTAGCAATATTTTGGCTAGTTTGAGGTCTTAGGCGTGAATTTAAAAAGTTTCTTTCAGGAAAAAATGAAAAAAATATAGGACGCATATTGATGCTTTCTAAAACCGCTGAAAAGCCTTCTTTTTTCAAAGTGTTATATACAATAATTGATTTTTTATCTAATTCTTTTTTAGAATTAGCAAAAACCATGATTGATAAACTAACTTTTTGTATTTGCGCTCTGTCAGTAGAAACCATTTGCTCTAAATATTCTATATTTTGATAGCTAATATCTTTAGAGCGTTTTTTACGCTCTCTAATAAAAAACAAAGCTCTTTCTTTATCCATAGCTTCTATGGTAAGCAAAATGTCTAAGTTAAACTTTTCACACAAAAGATTAGATAAAGCCAAAGAAGTGATATTATCCACATCATAAGCTTTCACAGCAATAAAACGCTTAAAAGTCTCTATTCCGTTATAGTCATGTATAAAGTGGTCTTTTTTAAAATATAAATGAGATTGGATATTCCCATCGCTCAATCGTCCTTGTTTGTATTTAAAATCACAATAATGACCATTACAATATTCAGCGTATAAATTCAATAGATCGTCTGAACTTAAAAATTTAGGCTCAAAGTCTGTTAGTATGGAACTCATCTTATTTAAAATCTCAGCTAAAAGAGTTGCTTTATCTTGCAATTCTTTATTTTCTAGCACATTCTTTTTTATTTTATAAGCTTCCTGTTTTTGTGCTTCTGAGTTTTTAAGATTATCTTTTAAAGGTTTCTCTTCATCATTATTTACATACTTATCAGTAGTCATTTTTGCTTTCCACTTTTCTAAAAGCCCTTTTATATTGACGCTTTTTGTTTCAATAATTAAATAGTAAGTCGTGATATAAAATTCTTTATTTTTTTCATAAGCATTAACAATTTTTTTAGCATATTTACTCACGCCATCTTTGTTGTAAATAGTTTGAGTTTTTATATCTCTTCGTTTAGCAACAATTCTTAGCGTAACACCATCTATCAATTCATTTAAAGCTTGTGTTCTGTATAAAAATTGTGTAGCCACCTCTTCTTTATCAAAATTTGAATAAGCTATTCCACATAAAGATATTGCTCCTACTAAGTTTCCTTTATGCGTTAACACAAACTTTTCATCAAATTTTCCATTAATATTATTTTCTTGAACTAAAGAATATTGGCTAGGAATACAAGAACTTAAGAAATTGAAAATAAATTTTTTAAAACCCTCTAAACCAAGAAACATTTTTAAAACCCTTTAAGCATAATATTCTTTAGTGTCATTTTTTAGCATTAGGTTTGCCAAGATAATGTTTGTAATATCTTCATCAAAAAATTCTAATATGTAAAACATTGTTACCAATGCTACCAATAGCACCACGCCATACAATAAAGACCACACAAATAAGAAAGAAGCGCTCAAAAAAGAAATGATCCAACTATTCATATTAAGCTTTAAAAACTTCTCTTTTTTAGATATTTCTCTAACATTGATGGTCTCTACATAATTTAAAATCATTCACCCAACTCCAAATAATTTGGTAGCAATCGTTTGAGCGTTTGCAATAGCGATAGTGGCTAAAATTATTCCTATACATTTCCACGCAATTTCTCCTAACCTGTCTAGGTTTTTAACTACATAAATACCCACACAAATCACAATAATTGCACCTATTGCTTTCATAAAAGGACCGCTAGTAAAATTGATGATTGTTTGCAATGCATTAGACTGCCACACACCAGTGCCATTTGCCAACAATAAATTGGGCATAGCTAACAGCATAAAATACAAAGCTCTTTCTTTGAAATTTTTACATTTCATAATCTACTCCTTGAATTGGTTTTTCATTTTCTTTTGTGTTGTTTTGTGAGATTATTTGTTCTTTTATTAAGGCTAAGCACTCATTTTTAAGAGCTTCTAATTTTTCTTTCTTCTCACCATCAAAAAACAAAGATTGTCTCTCTATTCTTTCTAAAAAGTTTTTTATCATTTCACTATTGATATGATCATTACCGATCAAATTGGCTAGTTTTAAGTCATCGTTACAATCCTTAGAATATGGGATAAAAACATTAGGCATATTTTCTGTATGCTTATAAATGATTTCTTCACTAATCTGTGTATAGACTTGTCCATTTTTATCATTGTCATAAGCTAAAACAATATTTAAAGATAAATCAGGTTTATTCACAGGCTCAGGCTCTGTGGTTTGGATTTGCGTGTTCTGTGTAAATAAATTACTCATTGCTTGTTGTTTTAAATGGGTTAAATCCATAATGCGCCCTTTTAAAATAATAGGCGTTGCATCATTAGGGCTTTTATAATACGCCCTTGATCTATCCACAGAAACTTTTTTATCTATGTAGTCATAAATACCCAAAGCCTTAGCGCAAAGATTGTTAAAGGCACTAAAATCATCGTTGCAATTAAAATCTTGCCCTATAGTTTGCTGTGTGGGAATAATGATTCTAAATCTTTCAGCAATGTGTCTGTGCTTTTCTTTATTATGATTTCTTGATGGGATAATAAGCGTTTCTAGGCCATGTTTTTTAAAGAGACTTTTAGTTTCTTCTAGGCTAATATTAGGTTTATCTTTGTCATTATCTATATCAAAAATAAGCAAATTAGAAAAACCTTTGGTGTTATGGGTATTTCTATAATTATTTTTATAGATCGCGCTTGAATAATGGTAGTTTGTAATCACCTTAACTAATTCATCTAAACTTTTCACACTTTCATTGACCCAATCTTTAGCTGGCATGAAATCTGTGCTACTAGGATATTTAGCCCTTGAAAAATGGATAGTTAAATTATCTCTAGTGATGCTAGTTTTATTTTCAATTCTTGTTTGAGTGCCTTTATACAATTCAAAACTCTGAACCTTTTTAAGATAGTCAGCGTATTCTTTGCTTTTAGATTGCTCAATATCGCTCAATAATTTTTCTAAAAAAGCGTCTAATTTATTAGCATTAAATTGCCCATTACAGCTTAATAGAATGCTTTCATAAGCATTGAGCTTTCTTAGTTGCAAATAACTCATGCTATCAATAATGCTTTCACTCAAAACAATATTTTTAACCGGCTTTAAATCCTTAGGGGTCAGCATTTCTATACCTTTTTCCCCCTTATTTAAAGCATTGATAGGTCTGCTTAATACTTGATTATTTAAGCTAGTCATAGGATTTTCCAAGCGTCTAGTGTAAGAAATGATCTTATTAGAATGGCTATTTTTAGAATATAAGAAGTTAGGTACACACATGTTGTTATGCTTGTCTCTTTTTAAAGAGTGGTTATAGGCTAAAAAAAGATTACCCTTAAGCTTTCTTTTTTCTAACATTTTGGAATTAGTTAAATCATAAAGCTCAAATTGATTGAATTTATCAATAATTTTTTGTTGCTCTTTAGATTTATCCGCTTCTTTATTGGCTAGTCTAAGAGTATTTTCTTTTATGGTGTTATCGTTTATGATTAAGCCTTGCGTAAAACCTATTAAATCTAAATTTCTGTTCTTACAAAAATTGATAATATTGCCACTATCAGCTTTATTGTCGCAGTTTAAATAAAACCATTGAAAATTAGCGTTTTGTCTTACAAGAAGCTTTTCATTGCCGCTACTATAAACTTTCCAAATTTTAGTGCTTTTTTGTGCGTTCAATCTATAACCATTTCTTTCTAAAAGGCTATCTAGTGGTAAGTGTATAGCGTTCTTTACATAAGCCATAATCAAGCCTTTATGCGCATACTCTTAAATCTTTAGATTTAACGCTCAATTTATTAAAAGCTCTTTGCAAATTTTTCAATACAATAGCTTTTTGATAAGGACATTTGTTACTAGGGAGTGTTTTTTTACTCAAGCTTTTATAATTAAGCGTAAAAATTGTCTGTGTGTCATTTAGAGGACTAAAACTAAAAAGTAAGTCGTTAAATTGTCTGAATTTATTAAAAACGATCTCTTTAAGCTCGCAAATTTGGTTATTAACTCTATACTTCACGCTTTTTAGCCTTTGTGTGTTCTTTTGTAAAAAGTTAATAATTCTTAAAAAAAAAAGGGGAAGGGAGAGTGTTTTTATTGAATTTACTCCCTTGAAACTCCTTATTTTTTGTGAAGTCTTTTAAATAGATATACACATAGCCTGGCTTATTTTTTACCGCTTCAATTAACCCTTGATCTTCCAAATCATTGATTGCATTTCTTAAAGACCTATCTACACACTGATGCACTTGCGTGTAATAGTGCCTACTTAATGCAATTTTATTGCTTTTTGAACTTAGTGCAATCTCACAAAGCTCTCTGTAAAGCCTTCTAGCACCAACCCCACCAAATAAAGTGCTATAAAACCTATCTTCAACAACTTTTCTAAAGATTTCTACATTAACATCTGGATAGTTTTGGAAATAAAATTGTTGTGTCTTTCTGGAAAATTTAACATTGTCTAAAAACATTTCTTGGCACTCTCTAGAATTTAAGTGCAGTTTAGGGATTTTAAAAAACTTCATAAACTTCCTTTAAAAAGAAGCTTAGATAAGAGTTCTATAAATAATTACATTCTCTTAAGAATATTATTTTTTATTCCTTGCATTTTCCATGCGTTTGTGGGGTAAATAAGATATAATCGCCTTTTTAAAAGTCATTTTTTAAAGGGGTTTGAATGGTATTTGACAGAACGATAAGCGTGAGAGAGAAAAAAGCGGCTAAAACGCTTGGAATAGTGGGGGTGGTCTTTTTTATAT
The Helicobacter pylori genome window above contains:
- a CDS encoding type IV secretion system protein; amino-acid sequence: MEKVCMNAWELPKVLEERLKEKYGDDWEKYVKAKAINEEELEEQVKDKAKEQQKIQREKTLSGFLKKIGLKKRDMLQSTMLFDGVKEADVLFQAERKIGDWIFSSAVFFFALALIEAIIIVCLLPLKEKVPYLVTFSNATQNFAIVQRADKSIRANQALVRQLVASYVNNRENISSIKEQNEIAHETIRLQSAFEVWDFFEKLVSYEHSIYTNINLTRKISIINIALISKTQANIEISAQLFNKEKLESEKRYRIIMTFEFEPIEIDTKSVPLNPTGFIVTGYDVTEIAILKDLDEKNKVKDDGVKSRIIHTEKKDPHMSQYKDVKEQ
- a CDS encoding type IA DNA topoisomerase, translating into MYKNCVFIIESPNKIAKIKELTGSSFVFATGGHFVELVNIEVSKEFNPIFEIKKSTDKKKDKSTHINYMINQCRDKVVYIATDPDREGYGIGYKFYEKIKNIAKTIYRTEFHEITKSGVEKGLNNAVLFSQSNLNLYYSWLGRIASDQFVGFTLTPYLHKNIKNFEVSAGRVQTPALSILVELDRKIQAFEQKNIDEKLSYSIEAIIDVLGSQISITLVEENKRKVFETKELAQNFLNDLKNNLNPLAFLDAVEQKDKEKSPPKPFTTSNLLKDGVRILEMGVKQIQEHAQKLFEAGLITYIRTDSEALSKEYLQEHQAFFENIYPSVYEYREYRAGKNSQAEAHEAIRITHPHCYEDLKKVCEKHNITDINDLKVYTLIFFNTICSQSKNAIYENTTLNFKVKTHSFKCSFSKLKSKGFKAIKDLEEEKKDEEEIESDLDFSSLQLKTQMPILDFNIKELKAKAPSPYTESTFIAMMETYGIGRPSTYTSVFEILKNKNYITLESKNRKITPTALGKSIVDFFLNDNQTQWIAISKVDDSFTKKLEEMLDMIIKDGKSAYLDLMQNIQKKLGTEISNLYRNNSNNNVSATKKEMIPPTEKQLNFVETIEKTLQIKASDMAKKDKFACMKFIEEHSKKMPKKDN
- a CDS encoding VirB4 family type IV secretion system protein translates to MFLGLEGFKKFIFNFLSSCIPSQYSLVQENNINGKFDEKFVLTHKGNLVGAISLCGIAYSNFDKEEVATQFLYRTQALNELIDGVTLRIVAKRRDIKTQTIYNKDGVSKYAKKIVNAYEKNKEFYITTYYLIIETKSVNIKGLLEKWKAKMTTDKYVNNDEEKPLKDNLKNSEAQKQEAYKIKKNVLENKELQDKATLLAEILNKMSSILTDFEPKFLSSDDLLNLYAEYCNGHYCDFKYKQGRLSDGNIQSHLYFKKDHFIHDYNGIETFKRFIAVKAYDVDNITSLALSNLLCEKFNLDILLTIEAMDKERALFFIRERKKRSKDISYQNIEYLEQMVSTDRAQIQKVSLSIMVFANSKKELDKKSIIVYNTLKKEGFSAVLESINMRPIFFSFFPERNFLNSRLRPQTSQNIASLIMFEKYQEGFKENSWGDCPISVFKNQNGSAHFFNFQAKQGRDRNDNVVGHTMIIGSTGSGKSTFISFLIANLLTKYDMSVVALDRMNGLEIMTDFFEGQYNTANTDGGFYINPFSLKDTEENRQFLANWIKFMLNIDSNNQQDNKASQSIDKVIRDTYNYMGEQKNQINLLEIAKNLGSSEQDFNEILKSQGEKVYFKKFQDCLDFSKSPLSVINMDVFANDKKLMGLIAMYLFHKLFFEAKEHNKPFFLFIDETKDCIMHPIMFTYIANALAQARKINGTLCMAFQKISQVKELGIDKAKSLIGNLSQVIIYPTKDTDELIECGVPLSDSEINFLHNTDMRARQVLVKNIVTNASAFIEIDLKKDLQELLYILDSNAGNRKILNDLKKTNQETYKEEYLKTKMKKESENIQYV
- a CDS encoding virB3 type IV secretion protein; amino-acid sequence: MILNYVETINVREISKKEKFLKLNMNSWIISFLSASFLFVWSLLYGVVLLVALVTMFYILEFFDEDITNIILANLMLKNDTKEYYA
- a CDS encoding TrbC/VirB2 family protein, whose translation is MKCKNFKERALYFMLLAMPNLLLANGTGVWQSNALQTIINFTSGPFMKAIGAIIVICVGIYVVKNLDRLGEIAWKCIGIILATIAIANAQTIATKLFGVG
- a CDS encoding toprim domain-containing protein produces the protein MAYVKNAIHLPLDSLLERNGYRLNAQKSTKIWKVYSSGNEKLLVRQNANFQWFYLNCDNKADSGNIINFCKNRNLDLIGFTQGLIINDNTIKENTLRLANKEADKSKEQQKIIDKFNQFELYDLTNSKMLEKRKLKGNLFLAYNHSLKRDKHNNMCVPNFLYSKNSHSNKIISYTRRLENPMTSLNNQVLSRPINALNKGEKGIEMLTPKDLKPVKNIVLSESIIDSMSYLQLRKLNAYESILLSCNGQFNANKLDAFLEKLLSDIEQSKSKEYADYLKKVQSFELYKGTQTRIENKTSITRDNLTIHFSRAKYPSSTDFMPAKDWVNESVKSLDELVKVITNYHYSSAIYKNNYRNTHNTKGFSNLLIFDIDNDKDKPNISLEETKSLFKKHGLETLIIPSRNHNKEKHRHIAERFRIIIPTQQTIGQDFNCNDDFSAFNNLCAKALGIYDYIDKKVSVDRSRAYYKSPNDATPIILKGRIMDLTHLKQQAMSNLFTQNTQIQTTEPEPVNKPDLSLNIVLAYDNDKNGQVYTQISEEIIYKHTENMPNVFIPYSKDCNDDLKLANLIGNDHINSEMIKNFLERIERQSLFFDGEKKEKLEALKNECLALIKEQIISQNNTKENEKPIQGVDYEM